The following nucleotide sequence is from Pedobacter sp. PACM 27299.
TGACCCTCCATTCCGTTTTGTATGTAAACAAAGCGGCGTGGATATGATGTACACGGAGTTTATCTCTTCTGAGGGCCTCATTAGAGACGCCGCAAAGAGCAGGGCAAAACTGGATATTTTCGAATATGAACGTCCGATCGGCATCCAGATTTTTGGAAGCGAAATTGACCACATGCGCGAAGCAACAGAGATTGCAACACTCGCAGGACCAGACCTGATGGACATTAATTATGGCTGTCCGGTCAAAAATGTAGCCTGTCGCGGAGCCGGATCCGCTTTATTACAAGATATTGACAAAATGGTAAAAATGACGGAGGCCGTAGTTAAAGCAACGCATTTGCCGGTTACTGTTAAAACCCGTTTGGGATGGGATGATACGACCAAAAATGTGGAAGAAGTTGCCGAACGTTTACAAGATATTGGTATTCAAGCTTTAACTATACATGGCAGAACACGTGCACAATTGTACAAAGGTGCTGCCGACTGGACTTTAATCCGTGAAATCAAAAGAAATCCAAGGATAAAGATTCCTATTTTTGGAAATGGTGATGTAGACAGCATTCAAAAAGCAGCAGACTGGCGATTGGAATATGAAGTGGATGGCATCATGATCGGCAGAGCAGCCATCGGATATCCATGGATTTTCAGAGAAATCAGACATTTTTTCAAAACTGGGGAAATTCTTGCAGGACCAACCGTTGAAGAACGTGTCAATGTATGCCGAACACATTTTGAAAAATCTATCGACTGGAAAGGTCCAAGAGTAGGTGTATTTGAAATGAGACGCCATTATGCCAATTATTTTAAAGGTTTACCAGACTTCAAACCTTACAGAATGTTATTGGTCAAAGAAGAAAATATAGAAATTATTCATAGCATTTTAGACGAAGTGGCAGATAAATACCATAACATTTCCCCTGTCGGAGAAATGGCGTGATTTTTGAAAAACACTCTCTAATTAATTAATTAAAATGGTTACAGCAATCACTCAGGGCGTTAAAATATCAGTAGAAACCATGTACCAGGATGAATATTCTAATCCTGGAAATGAACATTTTATGTTTGCTTATCAAATTACTATTGAAAATTTATCTGATTATGCCGTTCAATTGATGAGGAGACAGTGGTTTATTTTTGATTCTAATGGAACAGAGCGTGAAGTAGAAGGTGAAGGTGTGGTTGGTCTTCAACCCGTAATTGAACCTGGTACGAGTTATACATACGTTTCTGGGAGCCATTTAAATACGGATATGGGCTCGATGAAAGGAAATTACCTCATGCACCGCCTCGTTGATCAAACTGATTTCACCGTAGATATTCCAGAATTTAACCTGATTGTGCCTTATCGCCTGAATTAACCAGGACGATAAATATTAATATTTATTGCGTCCGAATAACATGGAAGCATAATAGATTAAATTGGCTAATGCGCCAAGTGCGGCGACTACATAGGTCAATGCTGCCCACCAAAGCGCATCTTTGGCCTGTTTATTTTCTTCCGGCGTATTCATTACCCCATTGTTATTTTTCAGCCAGATCAATGCTCTATGACTCGCATCAAATTCTACAGGCAAGGTAATGATGCTAAAGATTGTCAATAAAGCTAAACCGATTACCCCAATACTCAATACAAAAGGATTTCCTGTAAAGCCAATTAACAATACCCCCAAGATCAATACCCATTGCAATAAGGTAGAAGATATGCTCACTAAAGGCACCATACTTGTCCTCAGTTGCAACCAATGGTAAGATTTGGCATGCTGTACTGCATGGCCGCATTCATGAGCTGCAACCGCTGCAGCAGCCACGCTTCTGCCATGGTATACATCCGTACTCAAATTCACTGTTTTATCTGCAGGATTGTAATGATCCGTTAATTGTCCATCCGCATTCATTACCCTCACATCGTATATTCCGTAGTCGTGAAGCATCTTTTCCGCCACCTCTTTTCCCGAAAACCCCGAGCTTAAACGCATCTCCGTGTACTTTGAAAATTTACTTCTAAATTTCCATTGTACATACATGCTAATCAATAAGATCGGGATAATTAAAAATAAATAAGTTCCCATTTTCGTAATGTATGTTTTTCAATTATTTCAAATCAAAAAACGAGCCTAAATCCTGATCATTAATAAATAATCTTAAAAAGTGTAAAATGAATAACCGTTTATTTACGATGATCACTTGCAGGAACGTTTTAATTTTTTCATTTTTGATAAAAATATTAGTATGGAAATAGCAATCGTCGTATTATTGATCATAATATTAGTAGCAATTATAGTATTGTTTCTAAAAAAACCAGCCAGCGGAAATCAACACATTGCATTGCTAGCTCTAAAAGAAGAAGAGCATCAAAAATCATTAAACTGGTTAAAAGAGGAAAAATTGAGGTTGGAAGATGAGCTGAACGACCTGCGGAGTAATTTCCTTTTAGAGCGCAGTAAAGTAATTAAATCCGAGGAAACACTCGTTGCACAAAGAGACAAACAAGCGGAACAAGAAAAATATATCGCCGAATTACAGCAGCGTTTTAAACTAGAGTTTGAAAATATTGCCAATAAAGTGCTGGAGGAAAAAACAGCCAAATTTACCGAGCAAAACAGAACCAATCTTGACCTCATTCTGAATCCTTTTAAAGAGAATATCAAAGCTTTTGAAGAGAAGGTAGATAAGGTGTATAAATCAGAATCAGATGAAAGAAACATCCTTAAAGGAGTTATTTCGCAACTCATGGACCAGAGTAAGCAAATTCAGGAGGATGCCAACAACCTAACGAAAGCACTCAAAGGAGATGCTAAAAAACAAGGAAACTGGGGAGAGGTGATTCTCGAAAGGGTATTAGAGCGTTCCGGTTTAATCAAAGACAGAGAGTATAGGATACAGGCCAGTTTAAGCGCAGCAGAAGGGAGCAGGATGCAGCCTGATGTGATCATTGACCTTCCAGATGATAAACATGTAGTAGTCGATTCTAAGGTCTCCCTGGTGGCTTACGAACGACTGGTTACCGCTGACACTGATCTGGAAAAAGAAACTTATTTAAAACAGCATTTACTCTCTATAAAAAACCATATTCAAGGATTATCAGGCAAAAATTACCAGGAACTGTACCAGATCAACTCTCCCGATTTTGTACTCCTGTTTATTCCTATAGAATCGTCTTTTGGCATTGCAGTTCAGCAAGATGCAGAATTATTTAACTATGCCTGGGATAGAAAAGTAGTCCTCGTGAGTCCTTCTACTTTACTGGCAACTTTACGTACCATCGCCAGCATCTGGAAACAAGAAAGACAGAATAGAAATGTACTGGAAATTGCCAGATTGAGCGGCAGTATGTACGATAAATTTGTAGGATTTTTAACAGATATGGAGAGTATTGGAAGGAACATCCGACAAAGTCAGGATGCCTATGATAAAGCCTTAAATAAGTTGTCTACCGGAACGGGAAACCTATCCAGTACTTCAGAAAAAATCAAAAAATTAGGTGCCAAAGCAACAAAGCAAATTGACACCAAATTTTTAGATCCTTTAGTTGCTGAGGAGGACAGCTTATAATTTAAATGCGTTCCATCCCTGTGCTTTCAATTCATGAACCACATTGGACTTGGAAATCATTTTACAACCAGAGTTTTTATCCGTGATGTGACCGATAATGCTGATGTCTACATCATTTTTTAACTTCGTGTAATCGTCTTGTTTAATGGTAAATAACAATTCGTAATCTTCCCCGCCATTTAACGCGCAAACCGTTGGATCTAAGCCCAATTCTCTTGCCGTTTCATAGGTCATCGGGTCAATTGGAATCTTTTCTTCGTATAAAGTACAGCCTTTTTCCGACTGCTGGCAGATGTGCATGATCTCTGAAGCCAGGCCATCAGAAACGTCTATCATCGAGGTAGGAATAATTTCCATTTGCGCCAATAAATCAACAATGTCTCTTCTTCCTTCCGGCTTCAGCTGACGTTCAATAATATAGTCTTTCCCTTCCAGATCTGGCTGAATATTAGGGTTTTCCAAAAATATTTGTTTCTCTCTTTCCAGGATTTGCAAGCCCACATAAGCACCTCCTAAATCTCCGGAAACACATAGAAGATCGCCTTCCTCTGCACCACTTCTGTACACAATATCTTTCTTTTCTGCATAACCAATACTGGTTACGCTGATCACCAATCCTTGTTTGCTCGAAGAAGTATCCCCGCCAATCAAGTCAATGTTGAATTTATTACAGGCCAATTCAATGCCTTTATAAATTTCTTCTACCGCTTCCAAAGGAAATTTACTGGAAATTCCAATTGAAACTGTAATCTGAGTCGCAATACCGTTCATGGCATAAATGTCACTCAAATTCACTTGAACAGCTTTAAAACCTAAGTGCATTAAGGGTACATAAGCCAGGTCAAAATGGATGCCTTCCAACAGTAAATCTGTTGAAATCAACATCTCTTTATCTGGAAAACTCAATACTGCTGCATCGTCCCCAACTCCCTTAATACTGCTTTCATGCCTGATCTTAAAGTTCTCAGTCAGGTGTTTTATCAGACCAAATTCTCCAAGTTCTCCGATGTCGGTGCGCTCTTTATTCTCAAACATATATTTTATATCTATTGAATTTTAACTTTCACTATTTACTTATTTTCCTTATAATTATCATTAATCTGCAGGAGAATCGCGTATTTTTAAATTATAAACCCAAAGCTGCGGATATCTCCAGCATTCTTTCAATTGGTTTACGTGCTTGCACAATAATATCAGCAGGAACGGTTACTTCAGGACTTCCATTTTTTAAACATAAATAGAGTTTTTCCAAAGTATTTCTTTTCATATAAGGACAATCATTACAAGCACAGTTATTATTTGGTGGTGCCGGAATAAATGTTTTTGTTGGATTTGCCTTCTCCATCTGGTGGATAATTCCGCTTTCCGTTGCTACAATAAATTCCTGAGCCTCACTTTTTGTACTGTAATTCAATAATCCCGTAGTCGATCCAATGTAATCTGCCAGTTCCAAAACGGCTTCTTCACACTCCGGATGTGCAATAAACTTCGCATTGGGGTGACGAGATTTCAATCTGGTGATTTTTTCTCTTGAAAAAATCTCGTGGACCATACACGCACCATTCCAGAGCACTAAATTTCTGCCTGTTTTCTTAGCCACCCAGGCGCCTAAGTTTTTGTCCGGGCCAAAAATGATCTTCGTGTCCTTCGGAAGACTCTCGACAATTTGTACCGCATTTGTAGAGGTACAAACAATATCGCTCATTGCCTTCAATTCAGCCGTACAATTCACATAGGTAATCACCACATGATCAGGGTGTTTCTCTTTGAATTTTTTAAACAAGTGCGGCGGACAGCTATCAGCCAGCGAGCATCCTGCTTTCAAATCTGGCAGCAAAACCGTTTTCTCAGGCGAAAGAATCTTGGCAGTTTCTGCCATAAAATGAACTCCTGCAAACACAATCACCTCAGCATCAGTTCTTGCCGCTTCTTGTGATAGTCCTAAACTGTCCCCAATGTAGTCGGCAATATCCTGAATATCAGGTTCTTGATAATAGTGCGCCAGCACTATCGCATTTTTCTCTTTTTTTAGTTTTTCGATTTCCACGAAAAGATCAAGTGTAGGATCAATCTTTTCTTCGACAAAACCTTTTCTATTTAATTCCTCAAATGTATCCATTTTCAACAGTTCAATAAATTATAATTATTTAATATAGATAGACTTCTATTGTTTATTAGTGTGTTAATAACGTTTGTAAATTATTTTTTTTTAAGCGATTATTTGAGTTATTCATAAGTTATCCACAAATAAGTTGAATTTTTAAACCAAAATTCCGCTGATTTACAGTATTTTATTTTTCTCCCTCAAAACTTATCCATAGTAATATGTGTATTGTTAGTTTGTGTGTAAAAAGTGGATAACCTCTGCAAAGTTGCTCAAAAATAACTGAAAATATTGTGGCAAATTCCCTTTTTAGCTTAGCTTTAAACATTCAAATTTATTTGTTCTATATGTTTAGACAAGAAATTAACAATTATATCAACGTTGTTAACAAAGTAAGGGAAGTAGCTTAATTTCAATGAGAAAAGTAGATTTTTTAGTAATAGGGTCGGGTATAGCGGGTTTAAGCTTTGCATTAAAAGCAGCTCAGCATGGTAAAGTTTTAATTGTTACAAAATCAAACGAAGATGAGTCGAATACAAAATATGCGCAGGGTGGAGTAGCAGTTGTTGTGGATAAAGATGATTCGTTTGAAAAACATATTGAAGATACATTAATTGCTGGAGATGGACTGTGTGACAGAGAGATAGTGGAAATTGTAGTCAAAGAAGGACCTCAAAGAATCCAGGAAATTATAGATTATGGGATCAATTTTGATAAAAATCAGACTGGAGTTTATGATTTGGCGAAGGAGGGAGGACACTCAGAAAATCGTGTTTTACACTATAAAGACGTCACCGGATACGAAATTGAAAGCGTTTTATTAAAACAGATTCATCAGAACAAAAACATAGAGATATTAACACATTACTTCTGTTTGGAGTTAATTACTCAGCATCATTTGGGTGTGCATGTGGATAAGAGTTCAGAAGATATCCACTGTTATGGTATATATGCCTTTAACACAGAGCGTAACGATGTGGAAAAGATATTGGCGAGTGTGACTATCATGGCTTCAGGTGGAGCTGGGCATGTGTATAGCAGTACTACAAATCCCGTAATCGCTACAGGCGATGGAATGGCTATGGTATATCGCGCAAAAGGAAAAGTAAGGAATATGGAATTTATTCAGTTTCATCCAACCGCTTTATATCATCCAGGAGAATATCCTGCTTTTCTGATTTCTGAAGCAGTTCGTGGCTATGGCGGGGTGCTCAGAAGAAAAAATGGAGAAGAGTTTATGTATGAATATGATCCGCGAGGATCTTTGGCTTCCAGGGATATTGTAGCTCGTGCAATAGATTCTGAAATGAAAAAATCTGGAGAAGACTTTGTCTACCTTGACATCACCAATCGCAAAAAAAGCGAGATTTTAGCTCATTTCCCGAACATTTATGCAAAGTGTCTATCTATAGGTATAGACATGACAAAAGATTTGATACCGGTTACGCCTGCAGCTCACTATATGTGCGGCGGAATTATGGTAGATGAATATGGTCGTTCTTCTATAAAAAATTTATATGCCTGCGGCGAATGTTCGTCTACAGGTTTACATGGCGCCAATCGTTTAGCCTCAAATTCCTTACTGGAAGCTCCTGTGTTTGCGCACCGCATCTATGAAGATGCTATAGCTACTTTCAAAAATACGGTGATCCCTGACCACATCCCTGAGTGGAATGACCATGGGGTAAAGCAATCCGACGAAGATATTTTAGTCACCCATAATTTACGGGAAACACAGAAATTAATGAGCGATTACGTTGGAATTGTACGCTCTGATTTTAGATTAGACCGGGCAATGAGGCGGTTGTTTTTGCTCCATGAAGAAACAGAAGCCTTCTATAAAGCCAATAAAGTGTCTGTAAAACTCTGCGAATTGCGCAATGTAATCCAGGTTGCCTTCACGATTATTAAGTCTGCAAAAGCCAGAAAAGAGAGCAGAGGACTACATTATACGACTGATTATCCAGTGCATTCAGCACAATTAACCGATACAATTTTTTAGAAAATGGCAGTGATATTACCAGTGAAAGATAAGCACCCGAAATGGGCAGAAAATTGTTTTATTGCACCAAATGCGACGATTGTTGGCGACGTAACCATGGGTAGTAACTGTTCTGTCTGGTTTAATGCAGTGATCCGTGGGGACGTAAATAGCATAACTATTGGTCACGATAGTAATATTCAGGATGGCGCAGTAATCCATGCCACCTATTTGAAAGCAGCAACAGTGATTGGAAATAGAGTTTCCATTGGACACAATGCGATAGTTCATGGCTGTATTTTGAAAGACCATATCCTGATCGGTATGGGCGCCATTGTGATGGACAATGCGATAGTAGAAGATTACTGTATTATTGCAGCAGGAGCCGTTGTATTAGAAAATACGCATTGCGAATCCGGGTATATCTATGCCGGTACACCCGCAAAAAAAATAAAGCCCATTACTGAAGAGCAACGGGCTTTACTGAATAAATTGCCAGACAACTACATTATGTATGCGGACTGGTTTAAATAAAGAACCGATCTGCTAAAACAGATCGATCTTTTCTTATTCTTTTGGAATCGTAATGGTTTCATTTCTTTCCCAAAGGGCTCGGATGGAGAGTTCTTTGGGTTCGTTCCAAATCTTTTCAGGCTGCGTACCCAAGGTAACATTGCCAGTATCCCACTTCTTGTTTTTATTATTGTCGTAGGTAATCCTGGTATAGTACTTCCCTGCTTTATAGTTATTAAAAGTAACGGTGGTATCCTTTGTAATGACCATACTATTGACCGCATGTTTATTCGCATCAATTACCTCTACGATATAACTTTTGTCTTTTTCCGGAACGATAAGTTTTAAGACTAAAGTACCATAATCATCTTTACTTCCCAATTTGAAATCTTTCTTAAACTCTTTATTTTTTGTGTTAAAGATGGCTGTAAATGCACCCGCTTCAAACTTGAGTTCATACGATTTTTTAACTCGCCATGGATATTTAATATAGTAAGATAAAAAGTCGGTGCTGTCTTTTTCGAGGGTAAAGTTGGTTCGTTTTACGGAATCTTCCAGCAGTTCTATCTTATTGGCATCCGTGCTTAAAATTGGAAAATTGAAGGTCATTTTGAATGGTCTATTCGGATTTAGGGTACGATCCTCCAGGTTATCCGTTGCGGTCAAGACTCTGGTATAGGTTTCCTTTTTCCCACGGTTCAATATAACGGTTTGCTGTAATTTCCCGTTATCGTTGATATTTACTTTTGCAGAATCGAAACTTAAATCGGTCAGCCAAATTTTTAGGGAGTCATTATTTTTACTAAACTTGGTATATTTTGAGGCATCCAAAGCAGGAGGATCGGTGACTACGATTTCTGGTTTTAGCAATTTCTGGTTGAATGCAAAACTGATACTCCCATCCGCATTGATCCGTTTATCCAATATCCGGAATACCGACGCGTCTTCTTTGAAGACTTGAATATTTACAGAATCTAGGTTCTTTTTTAAGACAATGGGTTCTTTAATAAAACCAATTTCGTCTGTGCTCTGCTGATAGATTTTATCTCCGCCTTTTTCCTTTAAGGCGTAAATTTTATAAGTACCTTCTCTTAAATTGTTCAGACTGTAATGACCCGAGCTATCCGTTAGTGAATAAATTGCTGGTCGGCCTTTTCCGAAAATGGTGTCTCTTTCCAAAGGAAGAATAAATGCGACCGCCTCAATTTCCGGTTCGCCGGTGATGGAATTGGTGACCTTGCCTTTGATGCTCAAAGAATCGAGCTTCGGACCTGTTGAAAATACATAGGAGAAATTCTTTAAGACGTTGTTTTCGTTGATATCCGCAATCAGCTTCCCGAAGTTCAATGTATAGGTAGTATTTTTTTCCAGCGTGTCTGGGAACGAAATATCTAAAAACTTTTTCTTCACCTTGAGTAGGGGGGAACTTTGAGTTCCGGCGAAATCGAAAACTCTTTCGATT
It contains:
- the nadB gene encoding L-aspartate oxidase: MRKVDFLVIGSGIAGLSFALKAAQHGKVLIVTKSNEDESNTKYAQGGVAVVVDKDDSFEKHIEDTLIAGDGLCDREIVEIVVKEGPQRIQEIIDYGINFDKNQTGVYDLAKEGGHSENRVLHYKDVTGYEIESVLLKQIHQNKNIEILTHYFCLELITQHHLGVHVDKSSEDIHCYGIYAFNTERNDVEKILASVTIMASGGAGHVYSSTTNPVIATGDGMAMVYRAKGKVRNMEFIQFHPTALYHPGEYPAFLISEAVRGYGGVLRRKNGEEFMYEYDPRGSLASRDIVARAIDSEMKKSGEDFVYLDITNRKKSEILAHFPNIYAKCLSIGIDMTKDLIPVTPAAHYMCGGIMVDEYGRSSIKNLYACGECSSTGLHGANRLASNSLLEAPVFAHRIYEDAIATFKNTVIPDHIPEWNDHGVKQSDEDILVTHNLRETQKLMSDYVGIVRSDFRLDRAMRRLFLLHEETEAFYKANKVSVKLCELRNVIQVAFTIIKSAKARKESRGLHYTTDYPVHSAQLTDTIF
- the nadA gene encoding quinolinate synthase NadA; amino-acid sequence: MDTFEELNRKGFVEEKIDPTLDLFVEIEKLKKEKNAIVLAHYYQEPDIQDIADYIGDSLGLSQEAARTDAEVIVFAGVHFMAETAKILSPEKTVLLPDLKAGCSLADSCPPHLFKKFKEKHPDHVVITYVNCTAELKAMSDIVCTSTNAVQIVESLPKDTKIIFGPDKNLGAWVAKKTGRNLVLWNGACMVHEIFSREKITRLKSRHPNAKFIAHPECEEAVLELADYIGSTTGLLNYSTKSEAQEFIVATESGIIHQMEKANPTKTFIPAPPNNNCACNDCPYMKRNTLEKLYLCLKNGSPEVTVPADIIVQARKPIERMLEISAALGL
- a CDS encoding DNA recombination protein RmuC is translated as MEIAIVVLLIIILVAIIVLFLKKPASGNQHIALLALKEEEHQKSLNWLKEEKLRLEDELNDLRSNFLLERSKVIKSEETLVAQRDKQAEQEKYIAELQQRFKLEFENIANKVLEEKTAKFTEQNRTNLDLILNPFKENIKAFEEKVDKVYKSESDERNILKGVISQLMDQSKQIQEDANNLTKALKGDAKKQGNWGEVILERVLERSGLIKDREYRIQASLSAAEGSRMQPDVIIDLPDDKHVVVDSKVSLVAYERLVTADTDLEKETYLKQHLLSIKNHIQGLSGKNYQELYQINSPDFVLLFIPIESSFGIAVQQDAELFNYAWDRKVVLVSPSTLLATLRTIASIWKQERQNRNVLEIARLSGSMYDKFVGFLTDMESIGRNIRQSQDAYDKALNKLSTGTGNLSSTSEKIKKLGAKATKQIDTKFLDPLVAEEDSL
- a CDS encoding Ig-like domain-containing protein, which translates into the protein MKKKFLDISFPDTLEKNTTYTLNFGKLIADINENNVLKNFSYVFSTGPKLDSLSIKGKVTNSITGEPEIEAVAFILPLERDTIFGKGRPAIYSLTDSSGHYSLNNLREGTYKIYALKEKGGDKIYQQSTDEIGFIKEPIVLKKNLDSVNIQVFKEDASVFRILDKRINADGSISFAFNQKLLKPEIVVTDPPALDASKYTKFSKNNDSLKIWLTDLSFDSAKVNINDNGKLQQTVILNRGKKETYTRVLTATDNLEDRTLNPNRPFKMTFNFPILSTDANKIELLEDSVKRTNFTLEKDSTDFLSYYIKYPWRVKKSYELKFEAGAFTAIFNTKNKEFKKDFKLGSKDDYGTLVLKLIVPEKDKSYIVEVIDANKHAVNSMVITKDTTVTFNNYKAGKYYTRITYDNNKNKKWDTGNVTLGTQPEKIWNEPKELSIRALWERNETITIPKE
- the dusB gene encoding tRNA dihydrouridine synthase DusB — its product is MSVKIGNIDLGEFPLLLAPMEDVSDPPFRFVCKQSGVDMMYTEFISSEGLIRDAAKSRAKLDIFEYERPIGIQIFGSEIDHMREATEIATLAGPDLMDINYGCPVKNVACRGAGSALLQDIDKMVKMTEAVVKATHLPVTVKTRLGWDDTTKNVEEVAERLQDIGIQALTIHGRTRAQLYKGAADWTLIREIKRNPRIKIPIFGNGDVDSIQKAADWRLEYEVDGIMIGRAAIGYPWIFREIRHFFKTGEILAGPTVEERVNVCRTHFEKSIDWKGPRVGVFEMRRHYANYFKGLPDFKPYRMLLVKEENIEIIHSILDEVADKYHNISPVGEMA
- the apaG gene encoding Co2+/Mg2+ efflux protein ApaG, yielding MVTAITQGVKISVETMYQDEYSNPGNEHFMFAYQITIENLSDYAVQLMRRQWFIFDSNGTEREVEGEGVVGLQPVIEPGTSYTYVSGSHLNTDMGSMKGNYLMHRLVDQTDFTVDIPEFNLIVPYRLN
- a CDS encoding gamma carbonic anhydrase family protein — its product is MAVILPVKDKHPKWAENCFIAPNATIVGDVTMGSNCSVWFNAVIRGDVNSITIGHDSNIQDGAVIHATYLKAATVIGNRVSIGHNAIVHGCILKDHILIGMGAIVMDNAIVEDYCIIAAGAVVLENTHCESGYIYAGTPAKKIKPITEEQRALLNKLPDNYIMYADWFK
- a CDS encoding zinc metallopeptidase, whose product is MGTYLFLIIPILLISMYVQWKFRSKFSKYTEMRLSSGFSGKEVAEKMLHDYGIYDVRVMNADGQLTDHYNPADKTVNLSTDVYHGRSVAAAAVAAHECGHAVQHAKSYHWLQLRTSMVPLVSISSTLLQWVLILGVLLIGFTGNPFVLSIGVIGLALLTIFSIITLPVEFDASHRALIWLKNNNGVMNTPEENKQAKDALWWAALTYVVAALGALANLIYYASMLFGRNKY
- the thiL gene encoding thiamine-phosphate kinase, giving the protein MFENKERTDIGELGEFGLIKHLTENFKIRHESSIKGVGDDAAVLSFPDKEMLISTDLLLEGIHFDLAYVPLMHLGFKAVQVNLSDIYAMNGIATQITVSIGISSKFPLEAVEEIYKGIELACNKFNIDLIGGDTSSSKQGLVISVTSIGYAEKKDIVYRSGAEEGDLLCVSGDLGGAYVGLQILEREKQIFLENPNIQPDLEGKDYIIERQLKPEGRRDIVDLLAQMEIIPTSMIDVSDGLASEIMHICQQSEKGCTLYEEKIPIDPMTYETARELGLDPTVCALNGGEDYELLFTIKQDDYTKLKNDVDISIIGHITDKNSGCKMISKSNVVHELKAQGWNAFKL